Part of the Bacillus sp. (in: firmicutes) genome is shown below.
TGTTTAAAATGACGCACTCCTGTAAACACCATTGCAATTCCGTATTCATCACATTTTTTAATTGAATCTTCATCACGAATAGAGCCGCCTGGTTGAATAATGGCTGTGATGCCAGCTTTTGCTGCTTCTTCAACAGTATCAGGCATTGGGAAGAACGCATCTGAGCCTAATGCTGAACCTTTTGCATTGTCACCAGCTTGTTCAATTGCAATCTTTGCTGAGCCAACGCGATTCATTTGGCCTGCACCAACACCGATGGTCATATCATCTTTCGCTAGCACAATTGCATTAGATTTCACATGCTTAACGACCTTCCAAGCAAGTTTAAGATCTTTCCACTCTTGCTCAGTAGGCTCGCGTTTTGTTGGGATTGTAATCGTTGCTTCATCTAATCCAAATGTATCTTCGTCCTGAACAAGAAGACCGCCATGAATCGATGTCAATTTTTTCTCAGCTTTTTTATCTTCTGCAAAAGAAAGCGTTAATAAACGCAAGTTTTTCTTTTCAGTTAAAATTGCTAATGCTTCTTCACTAAAGGAAGGGGCAATAATGATTTCCAAGAAAATTTCTTTCATTTTCAAAGCGGTTGCCGCATCAACCTCGCGATTAGTTGCGACGATGCCGCCAAAAATGGATACTGGGTCAGCTGCATAAGCTTTGTCAAACGCTTCTTCAACCGTTGCGCCAACACCAACTCCGCATGGATTCATATGCTTTACTGCAACTGCGGCTGGCTCTGTAAATTCTTTTACAATACCTAAAGCAGCGTCAGCATCGTTAATATTGTTGTATGAAAGCTCTTTACCGTGAAGCTGATTCGCTGCTGCAATCGAAGATTCAGAGCCTAATGGTTTTTTATAGAATGTTGCTTTTTGGTGTGGATTTTCCCCATAACGTAAATCTTGGCGTTTTTCGAATGTAACTGTTAATGATTCTGGATCTTCCTCGCCAGCTTGTTTTGTTAAGTATTCAGAAATTACCGCATCATAAGCAGCAGTGTGACGGAAAACTTTTGCAGCAAGCTTGCGTTTTGTTTCAGCCGTTACATCGCCTGTTTCTTTAATTTCCGCCAACACACGGTCGTAGTCTCTTGGGTCAACAACAACTGTAACATCAGCATGGTTTTTAGCGGCAGAACGAAGCATTGTTGGGCCACCGATATCAATATTTTCAATCGCATCTTGGAACTCAACATTCGGCTTTGCAATCGTTGCTTGAAAAGGATATAAGTTCACGACAACTAAATCGATTGGCGTAATATTATGCTCACTTAAAGCCTTTTGATGTTCTTCATTGCCACGAATCGCAAGCAATGCACCGTGAATATTTGGGTGCAACGTTTTCACACGGCCATCCATAATTTCTGGGAATCCTGTTACTTCTGAAATTCCGATTACATTTACGCCATTTTCTTCAAGCGTTTTACTAGTACCACCTGTTGAAATAACCTCAACCCCGTTTTCAACTAGTGCTTTTACGAAAGGAACAATCCCTTCTTTATCAGAAACACTAACAAGTGCACGTTTAATTGCCATTACCTTTTCTCCCCCGAACATAATTTTTGAATTACTTTTGGATATAAAATGTGCTCAACTTGATGGATTTTTGCTTCAAGACTTTCCCTAGTCTCGTTATCATCCATCTTTACCGCTTCTTGAGAAATAATCGGTCCCGTATCCATTCCTTCATCAACATAATGAACCGTCACGCCAGTAATTTTCACTTTCGCATCAAAAGCTTGTCCAATCGCATCTTTTCCAGGAAAAGACGGCAAAAGTGACGGATGAATATTAATAATTCGCCCTTCATAAGCTGATAACAACGGTTCACCGATTAAGCGCATATAACCTGCAAGTACGATTAACTCCACATTGTTTGCTGATAACTCTCGTAAAATTTCTTGCTCATATTCTACTTTTGAAGCAAATTCCTTTGGTGAAAGAACCGCTGTAGGTACGCCCGCTTTTTCTGCCCGTTCAATGCAAAAAGCGCCTGGTTTATCACAGACAAGCAGGACAATTTCACAAGAAAGCTGACCAGCCTTGACTGCATCAACAATTGCTTGAAAATTAGTGCCGCTACCTGATGCAAAAACTGCTATTTTCTTCATTCTAAATTTCCTCCATTGAAGGAAACGCCCTCGCCATTTTCAACGCGGCCAATTTTATATGCTTTTTCCCCAAGTGACGCAAGTGTTGCAATCACATCATCTGCTTCGCTTTCTTTGACAACAGCCACCATACCGATGCCCATGTTAAAGACATTAAACATTTCGATTTGTTTTAGGTTTCCAGTCTTTTCAAGCAATGCAAAAATCGGAAGAATTGGCCATGTGCCATAATCGATTTCAGCACCAATTCCTTCTGGTAGCATTCTTGGAATATTTTCAATAAAGCCACCGCCAGTAATGTGTGAAAGGCCTTTGATGTTATATTTTTTGATTAATTCTAAAACAGGCTTCACATAAATTTTTGTTGGCTGCAACAATTCCTCACCTAAAGGGCGATTTAACCCTTCATATGTAGCTTGAAGGTCAAGGCCACCATCTTGTAAAAGTACCTTCCGTACTAATGAATAACCATTGCTATGAATGCCGCTTGAGGCAATGCCAACTAGAACATCCCCGGCTTCAATGCTTTCGCCAGTAATGAGCTTTGACTTTTCCGCAACACCTACTGCAAAGCCGGCAAGATCATATTCCTCAACATCATACATACCGGGCATCTCTGCCGTTTCCCCACCAATTAAGGCACAGCCCGCTTGCACACAGCCTTCGGCAACACCTTTTACAATCATTTCAATTCGTTCAGGAAGGGCTTTGCCACAAGCAATGTAATCTAAGAAATAAAGCGGCTCTGCTCCTTGAACGACAATATCGTTCACACACATGGCCACACAGTCAATGCCGATTGTATCATGCTTGTCCATCATAAAGGCGAGCATTAGCTTCGTACCAACGCCGTCAGTTCCAGATATTAACACCGGCTCTTTCACATTCATTTTTGAAAGATCAAACATTCCGCCAAAACCACCTAAACCACCAAGCACTTCAGGACGGACGGTTCTTTGAACATGTGCTTTCATGCGATTAACAGCTTCATAGCCTGCTTCAATATCAACACCGGCATTTTTGTAAGCATTTGACATGTCTCTTAATCTCCTCTTCTTCAATTCTTCACTAACTTCAAATAACATAGTTACGGCCCCTAATTCCCACTTTTTGTTAGGTGAGCAATTGGGGGCCTTGACAGCGATTAGCTACCACTAATAGAAGTAGTAGCTTTGTCGCTAGTTTGCTCAGGATAAATCTCAGTCGGATATTTTCCTGTAAAACACGCTAGACATTGTCCACAGTTTTCCTCGGCATCACTTCTGCCGATTGCCGTAAGCAGGCCTTCTTGGGAAAGAAATGCAAGTGAATCCGCGCCAATTTCCTGACGAATTTCTTCTATTGACATCGATGCAGCAATTAACTCTTCTTTTGAAGTTGTATCGACACCATAAAAACATGGAAACTCAATTGGTGGTGAGCTGATTCTTACATGAACTTCGGTTGCACCTGCATCACGAAGCAGTTGAACGATTCTTCTACTCGTTGTCCCGCGCACAATCGAATCATCCACCATAACAACGCGTTTCCCTTCAACAACACCACGTACTGGTGAAAGTTTCATTTTCACGCCACGTTCACGCATTTCTTGTGTAGGTTGAATGAACGTCCGGCCAACATAACGATTTTTTATGAGTCCTAATTCATATGGAATACCAGAAGCTTCCGCATAGCCAATCGCTGCTGAAATACTAGAATCAGGTACACCTGTTACAACATCTGCTTCTACTGGTGCTTCCGCTACCATTTGTTTACCTAAACGTTTGCGAGCACTGTGAACATTAATGTTGTCAAAGTCGCTGTCTGGACGAGCAAAATAAATATATTCCATGCTGCAAACTGCACGATTTACATTCATTGTAAATCGTTCAGAACGCAAGCCAGTATCATCAATGATAATGAGCTCACCTGGCATTACTTCACGCTCATATGTTGCCCCAATAACATCAAACGCACATGTCTCAGATGCTAAAACATAAGCACCATCAAGACGTCCGATTGATAGCGGACGAAAACCATTTGGGTCAAGGGCTGCCATTAATTTAGTTTCTGTCATGATTAAATAAGCATAAGCGCCTTTTACCATTTGCAAGGCATTCTTTACTTGTTCCTCCACGTTTAGGAAACCACTACGTCTAATTAAATGGGCTAGCACTTCGGTATCTGATGTCGTTTGAAAAATAGAACCTTGACATTCTAATTGATGCTTTAAAGCTTTTGCATTTGTCAAATTACCATTATGAGCTAATGCTAAGCTGCCGGTTTGTGAGTTAAAAAGAAGAGGCTGGACATTTTCACAGCCCCCATCTTCTCCCATCGAATAGCGCACATGACCGATGGCAGCCTTTCCTGTTAAACTTTCAATTTCGCCCATACCAAAAACTTCTGTCACTAAGCCTACATTTTTGGATATTTTTAAGGTTTCACCATCTGTCACAACAATCCCTGCACCTTCTTGACCACGATGCTGAAGACTGTGTAGTCCGTAATAAGTTAAACGCGCTGCATCAGGGTGTCCCCAAACTCCAAACACACTACATTCCTCCTTAAGCCTTTGATTTCAGCAAGCATGGTATAGCTCCCTTCCAAGCCTCTTGTAGTTGCTCTGTTGGTACAGATAACAACACATCTTCTTTTTCATCAACGATTGTTAATTTGCCTGACACGTTAACTTCGCCAATTAACTGTGCATCTTTAACAATCGCTTCAAATTGCATTTGATTTTCTTTTTTTACAGTCACAATAAACCGTGATTGTGTTTCACTAAATAAGGCCGCCACTACATCGCCTTTAATTTGCACATTAGCGCCTAACTCATCACTATTCATTAAGCTTTCAGCAACCGCAACAGCAAAGCCACCTTCTGAAATATCATGGGCAGATTGAACAAGACCAGACTTAATGGCTGCCAACAATTGTTGCTGACGCAGAGCCTCAACTTCAAGGTCTAGTTCAGGTGCTTTTCCGAAAATTTTTCCTTCTAACAGTTGTTGCAATTCACTACCGCCAAACTCTTGTCTAGCTTCACCAATCACATAAATGAAATCGTCTGCTTGTTTAAAATATTGTGTTGTTATATGATCAAAATCTTCAATTACTCCAACCATCCCAATGATTGGTGTTGGATAAATAGCTTCGCCATTTGACTCGTTATAAAGTGAAACATTACCACCGATAATTGGAGTGCCTAACGCCTCACAAGCGGCGCTAATTCCGTCTGCCGACTTTTCAATTTGCCAGAAAATCTCTGGCTTTTCAGGGCTTCCGAAATTCAACCCATCTGTAGCAGCAAGTGGTGCACCCCCGGAACAAACGATGTTTCGTGCTGCTTCACTTACAGCAATTTTTCCACCAACTTCCGGATCAAGATAAATATAGCGTGCATTACAATCAGTTGTCATTGCAAGTGCTTTTCGTGTTCCACGGACTCTAACTACACCTGCATCCGATCCTGGTGGTACTACCGTATCAGTCCGAACCATGGAATCATACTGGTTATAGGCATATTCTTTACTTGCAATAGATGGCTGACTTAATAACTTTACTAGCATATCCTTATAATCTGTTACTTCCGGCATATAAGTAGGCTGATTTTGAAACTCCTGATAATATGCTGGTTCTTTCGAAGGCTTATAATAAACTGGTGCATCTTCAGCAAGTGCATCTGCTAGCACCTCTGCAACGATTTCTCCTTTATGATAAAGGCGTAGCATTTTATCATCTGTAACTTTACCGATAATCTTCGCATCAACCCCATATTTATTACAAATATCTATAATCTCTTGCTCTCGTCCTTTTTTGATGACGAGAAGCATCCGCTCTTGTGATTCAGACAACATCATTTCATATGCTGACAATCCTTCCCCACGTTGCGGAACTAAATCTAAATTCATTTCTATTCCTGACCCAGCTTTACTAGCCATTTCACAAGATGAAGATGTTAAACCAGCTGCACCCATATCTTGAATTCCAACGAGGGCATCTGATTTTACAATCTCTAGACATGCCTCCATTAGAAGTTTTTCTAAAAATGGGTCACCAGCTTGAACATCAGGAGGCTTTACTTCTGATCCTTCTGAAAACTCCTCAGAAGCGAAGGTAGCACCATGAATACCATCACGTCCTGTTGGCGCTCCAACATACATAACCGTATTGCCGACACCTTTTGCTTGACCTTTTTTAATATCTTCATGATTAAGCAAACCAACGCACATTGCATTTACAAGTGGATTCCCATCATATGAAGGGTCAAATTGAATCTCCCCACCAACTGTTGGAACGCCAATTGTATTGCCATATCCTGCAATACCGCGAACAGCTTCTTCAAATAAATGTTTAACTTCAGGTGATGTTAATTCACCAAAACGAAGTGAATTTAATACCGCAATTGGACGTGCCCCCATTGAGAATACATCACGAAGAATACCACCTACGCCTGTTGCCGCTCCTTCATAAGGCTCAACTGCTGATGGATGGTTATGACTTTCGATTTTAAAAACGATGGCTTGGTTATCACCTATATCAACGACCCCAGCACCTTCGCCTGGTCCTTGCAGCACTTGTTCACCTTTAGTCGGGAATTTTCTTAAAACAGGTTTAGAGTTTTTATAGCTACAATGTTCTGACCACATGACTGAAAACAAACCAGTTTCAGTATAGTTTGGTAGACGCCCAAGTTTTTCTTCAATCATTGCAAATTCTTCATCACTTAAACCCATTTCTCGATAAATACGTTCTTGTTTGATTTGCTCGCTTGTTGGCTCAAGGAGTAACGACATGTGTTTCCCTCCAATTTTTTAACATTGATTGCAATAACTTTAATCCATCTGCACTGCCTAATAACTCATCCACAGCTCGCTCTGGATGTGGCATTAAGCCTAGTACATTTCCTTTTTTATTCATTATTCCTGCAATATTAGCCTTTGATCCGTTCGGATTTTCGCCATGGTAACGTAGAACAATTTGGTTGTTTTCTTCGAGTTCCTTCAATGTTGCCTCATCACACTCATAGTTACCATCTTCATGGGCGATAGGAATCGTAATAATCTCACCTTGTGTATAGCCATCTGTAAACATCGTGTTATTGTTAACAACCTCTACCTTCACTTGACGACAGATGAATTTTAAACTTTCATTTTTCTTCATCGCTCCAGGTAAAAGACCAGCCTCTAACAAAATTTGAAATCCATTACTAACACCAACAACTGGTTTCCCTGCTTCAGCAGCTTCGATAATAGCTTTTATTATATTTGTAGCCTTCGCCGCAATTGCGCCTGGACGTAGATAGTTACCATAAGAGGCTCCTCCGGGCAACATAATCGCATCGAAACGACTTAAATCTGTTTCTGTGTGCTGAACGTATTCTACTTCCGCTCCTAATTCATCCTTAATCGCATGATACATGTCGAGTTCACAACTCGTACCCGGAAATACTATGACAGCGAATCTCACTGAGCAACGACCTCCTCAATGTCGTAACGGTAGTTTTCAATATTTGCATTTACCAACAAACGTTCACACATTTCTTTTACCTTTTCGTCAACATTTGTTGTTCCTTTATCAAGCGTTAACTCTATATATTTTCCGACTTTCGCGTCAGCTACCTCGTTATAAGACATGCTTTGCAATGCGTTTTTCACGGCAGCTCCTTGCGGATCAATTACACTTTCTCTTAACGTTACATACACTTTTACCTTTAACATATTGGTGGTCCCCCTAATTAATTAAATTTTTTGATTACAATCCTAAGCGTTCAAAAATCATATCAACATGCTTAAGATGGTAGTTATAGTCAAAACAATCATCAATTTCAGCAGGGATTAACTTGCTCGTAATTTTTTCATCTGCTTCAATAAGTGATTTAAATTGGACTTGTTTTTCCCATGCTTCCATTGCTTTGGGCTGCACTGTATCGTAAGCTTCTTCTCTTGATAGGCCTTTATCAATTAGCGCCAATAAAACACGTTGTGAATAAATTAAGCCGAATGTTCTTTCCATATTGCGCTTCATGTTCTCTGGGAAGACGGTTAAGTTTTTCACGATATTTGCAAAACGATTTAACATATAATTCAAAGCAATCGTTGCATCTGGTAAAATAACGCGCTCTGCTGATGAATGTGAAATATCGCGTTCATGCCATAATGGTACATTTTCATATGAAGTTACCATATAGCCGCGGATTAGACGTGCTAAACCAGCCATATTCTCTGAACCGATTGGGTTGCGTTTATGTGGCATTGCTGAAGAACCTTTTTGGCCTTTAGCAAAAAACTCTTCAACCTCTCTCGTTTCACTCTTTTGCAAGCCGCGTATTTCAACAGCGAATTTTTCAATCGAAGTAGCGATTAGTGCTAATGTTGACATGTAGTCAGCATGACGATCACGCTGTAATGTTTGTGTTGAAATAGGTGATGCTTTTAAGCCTAGGTTTTCACATACATATTGTTCTACAAATGGATCAATATTGGCGTATGTACCGACAGCGCCGGAAATCTTTCCTACACGAATCCCATTTGCAGCATGTTTGAAGCGCTCAAGGTTTCGTTTCATTTCTTCATACCATAATGCCAGTTTTAAACCAAATGTTGTTGGCTCCGCATGAACACCATGTGTACGCCCCATCATCACTGTTTTTTTATGTTCTTGGGCTTTTTCCTTCAAAACAGCAATAAAATTCTCAATATCCTTTTCAAGAATTTCGTTTGCCTGTTTTACTAAGTATGATAATGCTGTATCAACTACATCTGTAGATGTTAGGCCATAGTGCACCCATTTTCTTTCTTCCCCAAGTGTTTCGGAAACAGCCCGTGTAAAGGCAACAACATCATGGCGTGTTTCTTGTTCAATTTCATTAATGCGCTCGATGTTAAATGATGCATTCTCGCGAAGTTTTTTAACATCCTCTTTCGGAATTTCACCAAGCTCAGCCCATGCCTCACAGGCTAATATTTCAACTTCCAGCCATGCTTTATACTTATTTTCCTCAGTCCAAATCGCTCCCATTTCAGGGCGGGTATAACGTTCAATCATTTTGCGATGTCCTCCATTTATTAGTACGGTGTCTACTTTGCTATCTAGTTGCTATCGATATACTATCCACTTGCTATCTGCGCACTACCTTATCCTCACAGGACTGATTCCATATCATCAGCGCATCATATTTTTGCAAAGCCTCCTCAACCGTATTCGCTAAAATGTTAAGATGTCCCATTTTTCGTTTTTCTTTAATTTCCGACTTTCCATATAAATGAAGTTTGCAATCGGTAAATTGATCAATTTTATCTAAGACTAGCTGTACATGTTCCCCTAATATGTTTGCCATAACGACTGGCTTTAATAAATCGGGTTTTCCAAGTGGCCAACCACAAACAGCACGAATATGCTGCTCAAATTGCGATGTCTCACAAGCATTAAGAGTGTAATGTCCTGAGTTGTGCGGCCTTGGTGCTAGTTCGTTAATAAAAATATCATCTGATTTGGTTAAAAACATTTCAACCGCTAGTGTCCCAACCATATTGATCGATTTTGCAAGATTAACAGCTTTTTCAGTTGCCTTTTTCGCAATATCATCCGTTATTCTTGCTGGAACAATTGTTTGCGAAAGAATATTATCGACATGAATATTTTCTGCAACAGGAAATGTACTGACTTCCCCTGACACACTTCTTGTTACAATGACGGAAATTTCCTTCTCGAAGGAAAGCCATTTTTCCAGCACACATGCACCGCGTGATAAAAGTTGTTCAGCTTCAGTGGTATCGCTCAAATTTCTAATGACAGCTTGGCCTTTTCCGTCATAACCACCACGGCATGTTTTTAATACAGCTGGCATCCCAAGCTCTTTTAATCCAGCATCTAAATCAGCTTTATTATTAACAAGAAAGTATGGAGCAACCTCTGCACCACTTTCGACAATTGCTTTCTTTTCATTGGAACGGTCTTGTGTTATTTTAATAAGTTCACTGCCTTGCGGCAAATTTGCATTCTCTTCAAGCCAGCCTAGGACAGCATGATCAACATTTTCAAATTCATACGTAATCACATCGCTTACCTCTACTAGCTTTTTAGCAGCTTCTAAATCATCGTAAGGAGCCACGATTTCGATATCGCATACTTGGGCACAAGGGGAATCTCTTGTCGGCTCTAATACAGCTACTCGGTAACCCATCTCTTTTGCAGCGATGGCCATCATTCGTCCTAATTGCCCACCACCGATAATTCCAATCGTTTGCCCTGGTAATATCCGTTGCTTAGCCAAGTACATCACTACTTTCCAATACAGCATCACGTGTTTTTTCACGTCTATTTACTAAGCGTTCATCAATTTCAGGATATTGTGTTCCAAGAATTTGTGCCGCTAAAAGACCAGCATTCGTAGCCCCAGCATTACCAATCGCAACTGTTGCCACCGGCACACCGCCTGGCATTTGTACAATCGACAGTAATGAATCAAGCCCATTCAATGCCTTTGATTGAATTGGTACACCAATGACAGGTAAAGTTGTTTTTGCAGCTACCATACCTGGTA
Proteins encoded:
- the purH gene encoding bifunctional phosphoribosylaminoimidazolecarboxamide formyltransferase/IMP cyclohydrolase, which produces MAIKRALVSVSDKEGIVPFVKALVENGVEVISTGGTSKTLEENGVNVIGISEVTGFPEIMDGRVKTLHPNIHGALLAIRGNEEHQKALSEHNITPIDLVVVNLYPFQATIAKPNVEFQDAIENIDIGGPTMLRSAAKNHADVTVVVDPRDYDRVLAEIKETGDVTAETKRKLAAKVFRHTAAYDAVISEYLTKQAGEEDPESLTVTFEKRQDLRYGENPHQKATFYKKPLGSESSIAAANQLHGKELSYNNINDADAALGIVKEFTEPAAVAVKHMNPCGVGVGATVEEAFDKAYAADPVSIFGGIVATNREVDAATALKMKEIFLEIIIAPSFSEEALAILTEKKNLRLLTLSFAEDKKAEKKLTSIHGGLLVQDEDTFGLDEATITIPTKREPTEQEWKDLKLAWKVVKHVKSNAIVLAKDDMTIGVGAGQMNRVGSAKIAIEQAGDNAKGSALGSDAFFPMPDTVEEAAKAGITAIIQPGGSIRDEDSIKKCDEYGIAMVFTGVRHFKH
- the purN gene encoding phosphoribosylglycinamide formyltransferase, yielding MKKIAVFASGSGTNFQAIVDAVKAGQLSCEIVLLVCDKPGAFCIERAEKAGVPTAVLSPKEFASKVEYEQEILRELSANNVELIVLAGYMRLIGEPLLSAYEGRIINIHPSLLPSFPGKDAIGQAFDAKVKITGVTVHYVDEGMDTGPIISQEAVKMDDNETRESLEAKIHQVEHILYPKVIQKLCSGEKR
- a CDS encoding phosphoribosylformylglycinamidine cyclo-ligase; protein product: MSNAYKNAGVDIEAGYEAVNRMKAHVQRTVRPEVLGGLGGFGGMFDLSKMNVKEPVLISGTDGVGTKLMLAFMMDKHDTIGIDCVAMCVNDIVVQGAEPLYFLDYIACGKALPERIEMIVKGVAEGCVQAGCALIGGETAEMPGMYDVEEYDLAGFAVGVAEKSKLITGESIEAGDVLVGIASSGIHSNGYSLVRKVLLQDGGLDLQATYEGLNRPLGEELLQPTKIYVKPVLELIKKYNIKGLSHITGGGFIENIPRMLPEGIGAEIDYGTWPILPIFALLEKTGNLKQIEMFNVFNMGIGMVAVVKESEADDVIATLASLGEKAYKIGRVENGEGVSFNGGNLE
- a CDS encoding amidophosphoribosyltransferase, which gives rise to MFGVWGHPDAARLTYYGLHSLQHRGQEGAGIVVTDGETLKISKNVGLVTEVFGMGEIESLTGKAAIGHVRYSMGEDGGCENVQPLLFNSQTGSLALAHNGNLTNAKALKHQLECQGSIFQTTSDTEVLAHLIRRSGFLNVEEQVKNALQMVKGAYAYLIMTETKLMAALDPNGFRPLSIGRLDGAYVLASETCAFDVIGATYEREVMPGELIIIDDTGLRSERFTMNVNRAVCSMEYIYFARPDSDFDNINVHSARKRLGKQMVAEAPVEADVVTGVPDSSISAAIGYAEASGIPYELGLIKNRYVGRTFIQPTQEMRERGVKMKLSPVRGVVEGKRVVMVDDSIVRGTTSRRIVQLLRDAGATEVHVRISSPPIEFPCFYGVDTTSKEELIAASMSIEEIRQEIGADSLAFLSQEGLLTAIGRSDAEENCGQCLACFTGKYPTEIYPEQTSDKATTSISGS
- the purL gene encoding phosphoribosylformylglycinamidine synthase subunit PurL: MSLLLEPTSEQIKQERIYREMGLSDEEFAMIEEKLGRLPNYTETGLFSVMWSEHCSYKNSKPVLRKFPTKGEQVLQGPGEGAGVVDIGDNQAIVFKIESHNHPSAVEPYEGAATGVGGILRDVFSMGARPIAVLNSLRFGELTSPEVKHLFEEAVRGIAGYGNTIGVPTVGGEIQFDPSYDGNPLVNAMCVGLLNHEDIKKGQAKGVGNTVMYVGAPTGRDGIHGATFASEEFSEGSEVKPPDVQAGDPFLEKLLMEACLEIVKSDALVGIQDMGAAGLTSSSCEMASKAGSGIEMNLDLVPQRGEGLSAYEMMLSESQERMLLVIKKGREQEIIDICNKYGVDAKIIGKVTDDKMLRLYHKGEIVAEVLADALAEDAPVYYKPSKEPAYYQEFQNQPTYMPEVTDYKDMLVKLLSQPSIASKEYAYNQYDSMVRTDTVVPPGSDAGVVRVRGTRKALAMTTDCNARYIYLDPEVGGKIAVSEAARNIVCSGGAPLAATDGLNFGSPEKPEIFWQIEKSADGISAACEALGTPIIGGNVSLYNESNGEAIYPTPIIGMVGVIEDFDHITTQYFKQADDFIYVIGEARQEFGGSELQQLLEGKIFGKAPELDLEVEALRQQQLLAAIKSGLVQSAHDISEGGFAVAVAESLMNSDELGANVQIKGDVVAALFSETQSRFIVTVKKENQMQFEAIVKDAQLIGEVNVSGKLTIVDEKEDVLLSVPTEQLQEAWKGAIPCLLKSKA
- the purQ gene encoding phosphoribosylformylglycinamidine synthase subunit PurQ; the protein is MRFAVIVFPGTSCELDMYHAIKDELGAEVEYVQHTETDLSRFDAIMLPGGASYGNYLRPGAIAAKATNIIKAIIEAAEAGKPVVGVSNGFQILLEAGLLPGAMKKNESLKFICRQVKVEVVNNNTMFTDGYTQGEIITIPIAHEDGNYECDEATLKELEENNQIVLRYHGENPNGSKANIAGIMNKKGNVLGLMPHPERAVDELLGSADGLKLLQSMLKNWRETHVVTP
- the purS gene encoding phosphoribosylformylglycinamidine synthase subunit PurS, whose translation is MLKVKVYVTLRESVIDPQGAAVKNALQSMSYNEVADAKVGKYIELTLDKGTTNVDEKVKEMCERLLVNANIENYRYDIEEVVAQ
- the purB gene encoding adenylosuccinate lyase, producing MIERYTRPEMGAIWTEENKYKAWLEVEILACEAWAELGEIPKEDVKKLRENASFNIERINEIEQETRHDVVAFTRAVSETLGEERKWVHYGLTSTDVVDTALSYLVKQANEILEKDIENFIAVLKEKAQEHKKTVMMGRTHGVHAEPTTFGLKLALWYEEMKRNLERFKHAANGIRVGKISGAVGTYANIDPFVEQYVCENLGLKASPISTQTLQRDRHADYMSTLALIATSIEKFAVEIRGLQKSETREVEEFFAKGQKGSSAMPHKRNPIGSENMAGLARLIRGYMVTSYENVPLWHERDISHSSAERVILPDATIALNYMLNRFANIVKNLTVFPENMKRNMERTFGLIYSQRVLLALIDKGLSREEAYDTVQPKAMEAWEKQVQFKSLIEADEKITSKLIPAEIDDCFDYNYHLKHVDMIFERLGL
- the purK gene encoding 5-(carboxyamino)imidazole ribonucleotide synthase; this encodes MYLAKQRILPGQTIGIIGGGQLGRMMAIAAKEMGYRVAVLEPTRDSPCAQVCDIEIVAPYDDLEAAKKLVEVSDVITYEFENVDHAVLGWLEENANLPQGSELIKITQDRSNEKKAIVESGAEVAPYFLVNNKADLDAGLKELGMPAVLKTCRGGYDGKGQAVIRNLSDTTEAEQLLSRGACVLEKWLSFEKEISVIVTRSVSGEVSTFPVAENIHVDNILSQTIVPARITDDIAKKATEKAVNLAKSINMVGTLAVEMFLTKSDDIFINELAPRPHNSGHYTLNACETSQFEQHIRAVCGWPLGKPDLLKPVVMANILGEHVQLVLDKIDQFTDCKLHLYGKSEIKEKRKMGHLNILANTVEEALQKYDALMIWNQSCEDKVVRR
- the purE gene encoding 5-(carboxyamino)imidazole ribonucleotide mutase; this encodes MGQPLVGVIMGSTSDWPTMEHACAILDECQIPYEKKVVSAHRTPDLMFEYAETAKARGIKVIIAGAGGAAHLPGMVAAKTTLPVIGVPIQSKALNGLDSLLSIVQMPGGVPVATVAIGNAGATNAGLLAAQILGTQYPEIDERLVNRREKTRDAVLESSDVLG